The Daucus carota subsp. sativus chromosome 9, DH1 v3.0, whole genome shotgun sequence genome window below encodes:
- the LOC108201485 gene encoding PHD finger protein At2g01810 yields the protein MAPNVMEPCRTRKRKRVWWVRESGSGLNGPFRENVRLFLQEFGEVEKGGGASGMDVWCVYVGGGERSEVGLKLFVVEECVESSLLPFCNHCKFIGWGHHFVSKRRYHIIVPSDDNLNKPLNGDFLQNRNHLLHGLIHCNGYGHLLAINLLDDDDSSSLHGNDIMELWDRLCTTLQIRKVSLHDYSRKKALELRLLHGVSYGTTWFGKWGYKFGHGSFGVTEEKYDRALQFFSTLRLDKIISDFKNTVRGRKIEQIVRSYREVNEVPLVTISDLLQFVLSFVSKTSIERKVALPSPRRVYQSDGKKIDKPLILSTFVSLANIDCRWPAKRVEYTVHVIVNLLNQNRAIAGGKSSMTRQELRAGARGYVGDTGLIDFVLKSISCISVDNQIVSRSINSLTKLYEFEIHDNVEEQEDSANEPSTFASSLARLDSRWPKQRLEHAADVIVNILKVNKAMLIGSGAMSRQELRDEATQDIADTGLIDFVLKSINNYSMIGNEIISRVKNPSTRLIEFAIRDENATVVAHQPGLNVYADVLFLYRNVLLGYPEWDPVSIATRVILDSKQFVKEWLHDQEEISDQFMTLTCRVLPRFDELETELTRPLCPGEVVMVPSGMTVGELKLEAQCALRDTYCLMKDFVVTQIGGLKGIEEGLMVSYALDHGAEVWVRGIGLDLETGLRYQGGPDDGKVDCVCGTRSDDGERMVACDGCHVWQHTRCRGIDDDESSPALFLCYKCVVHG from the exons ATGGCGCCAAATGTGATGGAGCCATGTAGGACTAGGAAGAGGAAGAGGGTCTGGTGGGTTAGGGAATCCGGGTCGGGTTTAAATGGCCCGTTTAGGGAGAATGTGAGGCTGTTTTTGCAGGAGTTTGGGGAGGTTGAGAAGGGTGGTGGAGCAAGTGGAATGGATGTTTGGTGTGTTTATGTTGGTGGTGGTGAGAGGAGTGAAGTTGGTTTGAAGCTTTTTGTTGTGGAGGAGTGTGTGGAGAGCTCCTTGTTGCCTTTCTGTAATCACTGTAAATTCATTG GATGGGGGCATCATTTTGTGTCGAAGAGGAGGTATCATATCATTGTTCCATCCGATGATAATTTAAATAAGCCATTGAACGGGGATTTTCTTCAAAATCGGAACCATTTGTTACATGGTTTGATCCACTGCAATGGATATGGTCACCTTCTAGCTATCAACTTGTTGGATGATGATGATTCGAGTTCACTTCATGGGAATGATATTATGGAGCTTTGGGACCGTTTATGCACAACTCTTCAAATTAG GAAGGTGTCTTTGCATGATTATTCAAGGAAGAAAGCATTGGAACTTCGATTGCTTCATGGGGTTTCGTATGGAACTACTTGGTTCGGGAAATGGGGATACAAATTTGGTCATGGAAGTTTTGGAGTCACTGAAGAAAAGTATGACAGAGCACTTCAGTTCTTTAGTACATTAAGATTGGACAAGATTATCAGCGATTTCAAGAACACTGTCCGAGGCAGAAAGATTGAACAGATTGTGAGGAGTTATAGGGAAGTGAATGAAGTTCCTCTGGTTACAATCAGTGATCTGTTGCAGTTTGTACTTAGTTTCGTGTCTAAAACCTCGATTGAGAGGAAAGTTGCTTTGCCTTCACCAAGAAGAGTCTATCAAAGTGATGGTAAAAAGATTGACAAGCCTCTCATCTTGTCGACTTTTGTTTCTCTTGCAAACATTGATTGCAGATGGCCTGCTAAGAGAGTAGAATATACTGTTCACGTAATTGTGaatctcttgaatcagaacagGGCAATTGCTGGTGGCAAGAGTTCTATGACTAGGCAAGAACTCCGAGCAGGGGCACGAGGATATGTTGGCGACACTGGACTTATTGATTTTGTGCTGAAATCTATAAGTTGTATTTCTGTGGATAATCAAATTGTTTCACGCTCTATAAATTCTCTAACCAAACTGTATGAGTTTGAAATCCATGACAATGTTGAGGAACAAGAAGATTCAGCTAATGAACCAAGTACGTTTGCTTCTTCACTTGCTAGACTCGACTCAAGATGGCCTAAGCAGAGACTAGAGCATGCTGCAGATGTGATCGTGAACATTCTTAAAGTTAACAAAGCAATGCTGATAGGCAGTGGCGCAATGTCAAGACAAGAGTTACGTGATGAGGCTACGCAGGACATCGCTGACACTGGCCTAATTGATTTTGTGCTAAAATCAATAAACAATTATTCCATGATAGGAAATGAGATAATCTCTCGTGTCAAGAATCCATCAACAAGATTGATTGAATTTGCCATCCGCGATGAGAATGCTACTGTGGTTGCTCATCAGCCAGGACTCAATGTGTATGCAGATGTTCTATTCTTGTACAGAAATGTGCTGCTAGGCTACCCCGAGTGGGACCCCGTGAGTATCGCGACTCGGGTAATCTTGGACAGCAAGCAATTTGTGAAGGAATGGTTGCATGATCAAGAGGAGATCAGTGATCAGTTTATGACCCTAACGTGTCGTGTACTTCCGCGTTTCGATGAGCTGGAAACCGAGCTGACTAGGCCTTTATGTCCTGGTGAGGTAGTTATGGTCCCCTCAGGAATGACAGTTGGGGAGCTAAAGCTTGAGGCACAATGTGCACTGAGGGACACATACTGCTTGATGAAAGATTTTGTTGTGACACAAATAGGTGGTTTGAAAGGAATAGAAGAGGGCTTAATGGTAAGTTATGCATTGGATCATGGTGCAGAGGTTTGGGTCAGAGGCATTGGGCTGGACTTGGAGACAGGCCTGAGATATCAAGGTGGGCCAGATGATGGAAAAGtggattgtgtttgtgggaccAGGTCTGATGATGGGGAGAGAATGGTGGCTTGTGATGGGTGCCATGTGTGGCAACATACAAGATGCAGAGGcattgatgatgatgagagTTCACCTGCACTTTTTCTGTGTTACAAGTGTGTGGTGCATGGGTAA
- the LOC108202686 gene encoding protein RGF1 INDUCIBLE TRANSCRIPTION FACTOR 1, which produces MVGCTKRLQKRKVEWLRSLLRVKFFTICDDHKDLRKNEKNLFCIDCNMCFCKHCVCTSSHCSSFHRRLQICRYVYHDVVRLQEIQKFFDCSKIQTYKINGEMAIHLNPRPQLKDVKAAKLRNGAQCQGCGRHIHDFPNQFCSIACKVNILNRMSEGEEHDMISIPLDEFDAVSWKDNYDQSEYRDDNESSLSPTDQSSEVIQCSWLSSASKPKKLVHKRKGVPRRAPLS; this is translated from the exons ATG GTTGGATGTACAAAACGTTTGCAGAAGAGGAAAGTGGAGTGGTTGAGAAGCTTATTACGCGTAAAATTCTTTACAATTTGTGATGATCATAAGGATCTCAGGAAGAATGAGAAGAATTTGTTTTGTATTGATTGCAATATGTGTTTCTGCAAGCACTGTGTCTGTACTAGCTCTCACTGCAGCAGCTTTCATCGACGTCTCCAAATCTGCAGATATGTTTATCATGATGTTGTTCGTCTCCAAGAAATTCagaaattttttgattgttcCAAGATCCAA ACGTATAAAATCAACGGTGAAATGGCTATACACTTGAATCCGCGCCCTCAATTGAAAGATGTGAAAGCAGCAAAATTAAGGAATGGTGCTCAATGTCAAGGATGTGGAAGGCACATTCATGACTTCCCTAATCAGTTCTGCTCTATTGCCTGCAAA GTAAATATTTTGAACAGAATGTCTGAAGGCGAGGAACATGATATGATTTCCATACCCCTTGATGAATTCGACGCTGTTTCTTGGAAAGACAACTATGATCAGAGCGAGTATAGAGACGACAATGAATCGTCTCTTTCCCCAACAGATCAGTCATCTGAGGTAATACAATGCAGCTGGTTAAGCTCAGCATCAAAGCCTAAGAAACTAGTGCACAAAAGGAAAGGTGTTCCCAGAAGAGCTCCCCTCTCTTAG
- the LOC108202685 gene encoding protein POLLEN DEFECTIVE IN GUIDANCE 1-like — MASRLRRRNLSFELLSTGLDDNDDHIAPENNNFYRSTSDPLQGDDAEVLKSAKRRKKRRNRGGKGKKSLLDCVIAEETVDFGSKSCSSSCVTQTVVFDGVSESNGGDRAGSSEFLGLKSLKGGGLRQRNVNSGDDIANGGELECVSSKDGDLRHRNVSCGGDNVANDGELECVSSKDGELRQRNVNHGGNVVNGGELEHVSLKDGELRQRNVNRDDVVNGGVNSSEYVSLKGGELRQRNVNGGKEEERIVCEDVKGGELRQRGSVNGSDEEKVVVEDVKATERFGDSNVREVNGNVMRKLESETWLDWKKLMAEDPNYNLPLEKSPLKYFIEEMYDGNSLRNTTITANEKDRERVYDTIFRLPWRCELLINVGFFVCLDSFLSLVTIMPTRLLVTTWKHLQARQFRRLSAAELSDFGCFLALVCGVILLQQTDISLIYHMIRGQGTIKLYVVYNVLEIFDKLCQSFGGDVLQTLFNSADGLANCSPESRTYWLWRFISDEALTVTSSIIHSFILLAQAITLSTCIVAHNNALPALLVSNNFAEIKSNVFKRFSKDNVQSMVYYDSVERFHISAFILFILAQNILEAESPWFENFLCNASMVFICEVMIDIIKHSFIAKFNDIKPIVFSEFLEDLCRQRLNLQMENGKRNLTFVPLAPACVVIRVLSPIYAAHLPHSPLLWRLFWICILSAMTFVMLTSLKVMVGMGLQKHATWYVKRCQNRKLHND; from the exons ATGGCGTCGCGATTACGACGTCGTAATCTTTCATTCGAACTCCTCTCCACCGGACTAGACGACAACGACGATCACATCGCTCCCGAGAACAACAATTTCTACAGATCTACCTCCGATCCGCTGCAAGGCGATGATGCGGAGGTGTTGAAATCGGCGAAGCGGCGAAAAAAACGGCGCAATCGCGGCGGTAAGGGCAAAAAGTCGTTGCTTGATTGCGTGATTGCGGAGGAGACGGTTGATTTTGGTAGCAAGAGTTGTAGTAGTAGTTGTGTCACTCAGACTGTTGTGTTTGATGGTGTTTCGGAGTCGAATGGCGGTGATCGGGCGGGTAGCTCGGAGTTTTTGGGGTTGAAAAGCTTGAAAGGAGGTGGATTGAGGCAGAGGAATGTGAATTCTGGTGATGATATAGCGAATGGCGGTGAATTGGAGTGTGTAAGTTCGAAGGATGGAGATTTGAGGCATAGGAATGTGAGTTGTGGAGGTGATAATGTGGCAAATGACGGTGAATTGGAGTGTGTGAGTTCGAAAGACGGAGAATTGAGGCAGCGGAATGTGAATCATGGCGGTAATGTGGTGAATGGCGGTGAACTTGAGCATGTGAGTTTGAAAGACGGAGAATTGAGGCAGCGGAATGTGAATCGTGATGATGTGGTGAATGGCGGTGTGAATAGTTCGGAGTATGTGAGCTTGAAAGGCGGAGAATTGAGGCAGCGGAATGTGAATGGAGGTAAGGAGGAGGAGAGGATTGTGTGTGAGGATGTAAAAGGTGGAGAATTGAGGCAACGAGGTAGTGTGAATGGCAGTGATGAGGAAAAGGTGGTTGTGGAAGATGTTAAAGCAACTGAGAGGTTTGGGGATAGTAATGTCAGGGAGGTTAACGGAAATGTTATGAGGAAATTGGAGAGTGAGACATGGTTGGATTGGAAGAAACTTATGGCCGAAGATCCTAACT ACAATTTACCATTAGAGAAATCtccattaaaatattttattgaagaaATGTACGATGGTAATTCGCTGCGGAATACAACAATTACTGCCAATGAGAAAGATCGAGAAAGAGTATATGATACTATATTCCGCTTGCCATGGCGTTGTGAACTG CTCATAAATGTTGGCTTTTTTGTTTGCTTGGATTCGTTTCTATCACTGGTAACTATCATGCCAACAAGACTTCTCGTCACAACTTGGAAGCATCTACAAGCAAG GCAGTTCAGGAGGCTTTCAGCAGCAGAGCTGTCGGATTTTGGTTGTTTTCTTGCGCTGGTTTGTGGTGTCATTCTCTTACAACAAACAG atATTAGCCTGATATATCACATGATTCGTGGTCAAGGGACAATCAAACTTTATGTGGTGTACAATGTCCTAGAG ATATTTGACAAATTATGCCAAAGTTTTGGTGGGGATGTTCTGCAGACCTTATTCAATTCCGCAGATGGATTGGCAAATTGTTCCCCAGAATCCAGGACATATTGGTTATGGAGATTTATATCTGATGAAGCTTTAACAGTGACTTCATCAA TCATTCATTCATTCATCTTATTAGCTCAGGCCATTACTCTGTCAACCTGTATAGTCGCTCACAATAATGCGTTGCCAGCTTTGCTGGTATCCAACAATTTTGCCGAGATTAAAAGCAATGTTTTCAAGCGTTTTAGTAAGGATAACGTACAAAGTATGGTATACTATG ATTCAGTGGAGAGGTTCCACATATCGGCCTTTATATTGTTCATCTTAGCTCAGAACATTCTGGAAGCAGAGTCTCCTTGGTTCGAGAATTTTCTTTGT AATGCTTCTATGGTTTTTATATGTGAAGTTATGATTGATATAATCAAACATTCTTTCATTGCGAAATTTAATGACATAAAGCCCATCGTATTCTCTGAGTTCCTCGAAGACCTTTGTAGACAG AGACTGAATTTGCAAATGGAGAATGGGAAGAGAAACCTTACATTTGTTCCTTTAGCTCCTGCTTGTGTG GTAATCAGAGTATTGAGTCCAATATATGCAGCTCATCTTCCTCATAGCCCTTTGTTGTGGAGACTCTTCTGGATTTGCATATTATCAGCCATGACTTTTGTGATGCTTACAAGCCTTAAAGTAATGGTTGGCATGGGACTTCAAAAACATGCAACTTGGTATGTCAAACGATGCCAGAACAGGAAACTGCACAATGATTAA